A window of the Oscillospiraceae bacterium genome harbors these coding sequences:
- the rpsR gene encoding 30S ribosomal protein S18: MTDSRPERSPRPERGERPERGGFRPRRRRKVCQFCAGKVQHIDYKDAAKLRTFMSERAKILPCRMTGTCAAHQRQLTTAIKRARQIALLPYVAD, from the coding sequence GTGACAGATAGCCGTCCTGAGCGCTCGCCCCGTCCCGAAAGAGGTGAGCGCCCCGAACGCGGCGGATTTCGCCCACGCCGCCGCCGCAAGGTATGCCAGTTCTGTGCCGGCAAGGTACAGCACATTGATTACAAAGATGCCGCTAAATTGCGCACCTTTATGAGTGAGCGCGCCAAAATCCTGCCCTGCCGCATGACCGGCACCTGCGCCGCGCACCAGCGCCAATTGACAACGGCCATCAAAAGGGCTCGCCAAATCGCGCTGCTGCCCTACGTGGCCGACTAA
- a CDS encoding single-stranded DNA-binding protein has protein sequence MLNKCILMGRLTRDPVLRHTQSNTPVTSFTLAVDRFGKSSEQKSADFIDIVCWEKLAEFTANYFVKGQLVSIVGRLQQRQWDDKEGNKRTSYEVVASEAHFAERKQQQPRDDYGNPYATPSQPTPRPNNDYYDNQPAPASQAPVVPATDSTGFTELMEDDGQLPF, from the coding sequence ATGTTAAACAAATGCATACTCATGGGTCGGCTGACCCGCGATCCGGTGCTGCGGCACACACAATCAAACACACCAGTGACATCATTCACACTGGCCGTCGACCGCTTCGGCAAAAGCAGCGAGCAAAAATCAGCTGATTTCATCGACATCGTCTGCTGGGAAAAACTGGCCGAATTTACCGCTAACTATTTCGTCAAAGGGCAGCTAGTGTCTATTGTCGGGCGCTTGCAACAACGCCAATGGGATGACAAAGAGGGCAATAAGCGCACTAGCTACGAAGTCGTCGCCAGCGAAGCGCATTTTGCCGAGCGTAAGCAGCAACAACCGCGCGATGATTACGGCAACCCTTATGCCACACCGTCGCAGCCTACCCCGCGCCCAAACAATGATTACTATGATAACCAGCCTGCCCCCGCGTCGCAGGCGCCGGTTGTCCCGGCTACCGATTCCACCGGCTTCACCGAGTTGATGGAAGACGACGGGCAATTACCATTCTAA
- a CDS encoding VOC family protein → MNFNKLAVTINVWKDYDACFDFYTEKMGLIPSWGDRNSEWASFSAQEGTPPCIAIFDANLMTKHDDKYEPPKAFTQPDTITLTIPTDDIERDYKRLKEAGVEFIGVPESKEMGSKSVKFRDTEGNLLELGEFENYFTGTDE, encoded by the coding sequence ATGAATTTTAATAAATTGGCAGTTACAATAAATGTTTGGAAAGATTATGATGCTTGTTTTGATTTTTATACTGAAAAAATGGGACTGATTCCATCATGGGGCGATAGAAATAGTGAATGGGCTTCATTCTCTGCCCAAGAAGGTACACCGCCTTGTATTGCAATATTCGACGCAAATTTGATGACAAAGCATGACGATAAATATGAACCGCCAAAAGCGTTTACTCAACCGGATACAATTACATTAACGATTCCGACAGATGATATCGAAAGGGACTACAAGCGACTAAAGGAAGCAGGTGTGGAGTTTATAGGTGTCCCTGAATCAAAAGAAATGGGTTCAAAATCTGTGAAGTTTAGAGATACAGAAGGTAATCTTCTGGAATTGGGAGAGTTTGAAAACTATTTTACCGGAACAGATGAATAG
- a CDS encoding 6-phosphofructokinase produces the protein MNRIGILTSGGDAPGMNAAIRAIVREARHRNIDCLGIRRGYNGLLNGDVIELKSNDVNGLLTRGGTALFTARCQEFITPEGVEKGYNACKYLGLDGVVAIGGDGTFRGALDLSRMGVNMMCLPATIDNDIGCTNYSIGFDTACNTAIDAIDKLRDTMQSHERCSVVEVMGRDAGHLAVYVGIATGAVATLVPEYSDVCEETLIEKIRAERTRGRTHFLIIVAEGFGKAETVAQNVSAATGIDSRVTILGHIQRGGSPTARDRVTASRMGRHAVLNMLEGKCNRVVGVIDGNMQDFAIEEALKMKRALQRSMYDTAIELASM, from the coding sequence ATGAACCGTATCGGGATTTTGACCAGCGGCGGCGACGCGCCGGGGATGAATGCGGCCATTCGTGCCATTGTGCGTGAGGCGCGGCATCGCAATATTGACTGTTTGGGCATTCGCCGGGGCTATAATGGGCTGCTGAACGGCGATGTAATTGAACTGAAAAGCAACGACGTCAACGGGTTGCTGACGCGGGGCGGTACGGCGCTGTTTACGGCACGCTGCCAGGAGTTTATTACGCCCGAGGGCGTGGAAAAAGGCTATAATGCCTGCAAATATTTAGGGTTGGACGGCGTGGTTGCTATTGGCGGTGACGGCACATTCCGCGGTGCGCTGGATTTGTCGCGTATGGGTGTCAACATGATGTGCTTGCCGGCGACCATTGACAACGATATCGGTTGTACCAACTACTCCATCGGGTTCGACACAGCTTGTAACACGGCGATTGACGCCATTGACAAGCTACGCGACACCATGCAGAGCCATGAACGGTGCAGTGTTGTTGAAGTCATGGGGCGTGATGCGGGGCATTTGGCAGTCTACGTTGGCATTGCGACGGGCGCGGTGGCGACGCTGGTGCCGGAATACAGCGATGTGTGTGAAGAGACATTGATTGAGAAAATTCGCGCCGAGCGGACGCGCGGGCGGACGCACTTTTTGATTATCGTCGCTGAGGGGTTTGGCAAGGCCGAAACGGTGGCGCAAAATGTCAGTGCGGCGACCGGCATTGATTCGCGTGTGACGATACTGGGACATATCCAACGCGGCGGCAGCCCGACGGCTCGCGACCGCGTGACGGCAAGCCGTATGGGGCGTCATGCGGTGCTGAATATGTTGGAAGGTAAGTGCAATCGCGTTGTCGGTGTTATTGACGGTAATATGCAGGATTTTGCCATTGAAGAGGCTTTGAAAATGAAGCGTGCTTTGCAGCGGAGTATGTACGATACGGCGATTGAATTAGCTTCGATGTAG
- the rpsF gene encoding 30S ribosomal protein S6, whose translation MAQIEAKYESIFILDPTLGEETTQELVNKFKSLAEANATLVNVDEWGKRRMAYPINDHPEGYYTLMTFTSKPDFPAELNRIYKITDGVMRYLVIAVE comes from the coding sequence ATGGCACAAATCGAAGCAAAATACGAGAGCATTTTCATCCTCGACCCCACACTAGGCGAAGAGACGACACAAGAGCTGGTCAACAAGTTCAAGTCGCTTGCCGAAGCAAACGCTACATTGGTCAATGTAGACGAGTGGGGCAAACGCCGCATGGCGTATCCCATCAACGACCACCCCGAAGGCTATTACACACTGATGACGTTCACATCTAAGCCCGACTTCCCGGCCGAACTCAACCGCATTTATAAGATTACCGATGGCGTCATGCGCTATTTGGTCATCGCGGTGGAATAG